The following coding sequences are from one Zalophus californianus isolate mZalCal1 chromosome 15, mZalCal1.pri.v2, whole genome shotgun sequence window:
- the FGF8 gene encoding fibroblast growth factor 8 isoform X2: protein MGSPRSALSCLLLHLLVLCLQAQHVREQSLVTDQLSRRLIRTYQLYSRTSGKHVQVLANKRINAMAEDGDPFAKLIVETDTFGSRVRVRGAETGLYICMNKKGKLIAKSNGKGKDCVFTEIVLENNYTALQNAKYEGWYMAFTRKGRPRKGSKTRQHQREVHFMKRLPRGHHTTEQSLRFEFLNYPPFTRSLRGSQRTWAPEPR from the exons ATGGGCAGCCCCCGCTCGGCGCTGAGCTGCCT GCTGTTGCACTTGCTGGTTCTCTGCCTCCAAGCCCAG CATGTGAGGGAGCAGAGCCTGGTGACGGATCAGCTCAGCCGCCGCCTCATCCGGACCTACCAGCTCTACAGCCGCACCAGCGGGAAGCACGTGCAGGTCCTGGCCAACAAGCGCATCAACGCCATGGCAGAAGACGGGGACCCCTTCG CAAAGCTCATTGTGGAGACAGATACCTTTGGGAGCCGTGTTCGAGTCCGAGGAGCTGAGACTGGCCTCTACATCTGCATGAATAAGAAGGGGAAGCTGATCGCCAAG AGCAACGGCAAGGGCAAGGACTGCGTGTTCACGGAGATCGTGCTGGAGAACAACTACACGGCCCTGCAGAACGCCAAGTACGAAGGCTGGTACATGGCCTTCACCCGCAAGGGCCGGCCCCGCAAGGGCTCCAAGACGCGGCAGCACCAGCGTGAGGTCCACTTCATGAAGCGGCTGCCCCGCGGCCACCACACCACGGAGCAGAGCCTGCGCTTCGAGTTCCTCAACTACCCGCCCTTCACGCGCAGCCTGCGCGGCAGCCAGAGGACTTGGGCCCCGGAGCCCCGGTAG
- the FGF8 gene encoding fibroblast growth factor 8 isoform X1: MGSPRSALSCLLLHLLVLCLQAQVTVQSSPNFTQHVREQSLVTDQLSRRLIRTYQLYSRTSGKHVQVLANKRINAMAEDGDPFAKLIVETDTFGSRVRVRGAETGLYICMNKKGKLIAKSNGKGKDCVFTEIVLENNYTALQNAKYEGWYMAFTRKGRPRKGSKTRQHQREVHFMKRLPRGHHTTEQSLRFEFLNYPPFTRSLRGSQRTWAPEPR, encoded by the exons ATGGGCAGCCCCCGCTCGGCGCTGAGCTGCCT GCTGTTGCACTTGCTGGTTCTCTGCCTCCAAGCCCAG GTAACTGTTCAGTCCTCACCTAATTTTACACAGCATGTGAGGGAGCAGAGCCTGGTGACGGATCAGCTCAGCCGCCGCCTCATCCGGACCTACCAGCTCTACAGCCGCACCAGCGGGAAGCACGTGCAGGTCCTGGCCAACAAGCGCATCAACGCCATGGCAGAAGACGGGGACCCCTTCG CAAAGCTCATTGTGGAGACAGATACCTTTGGGAGCCGTGTTCGAGTCCGAGGAGCTGAGACTGGCCTCTACATCTGCATGAATAAGAAGGGGAAGCTGATCGCCAAG AGCAACGGCAAGGGCAAGGACTGCGTGTTCACGGAGATCGTGCTGGAGAACAACTACACGGCCCTGCAGAACGCCAAGTACGAAGGCTGGTACATGGCCTTCACCCGCAAGGGCCGGCCCCGCAAGGGCTCCAAGACGCGGCAGCACCAGCGTGAGGTCCACTTCATGAAGCGGCTGCCCCGCGGCCACCACACCACGGAGCAGAGCCTGCGCTTCGAGTTCCTCAACTACCCGCCCTTCACGCGCAGCCTGCGCGGCAGCCAGAGGACTTGGGCCCCGGAGCCCCGGTAG